A single region of the Paramicrobacterium fandaimingii genome encodes:
- a CDS encoding sulfatase family protein, with the protein MSEFGDAAEAMAVQPMWSGDQPADVDRFLTDEFSMRADDFISRDRESPFFAMVAFNAVHNFCWQLPHDELEKRGLPALEDWHPGASEYLDWYDGAISPNLPNGRAYYLAQLELMDAQIGHLLTRLDALGIADDTIVVYLTDNGGSTCNYGDNGELRGTKYTLWEGGVRVPFLMRWPGLAEAGATSNQLVSSLDLATTFAVAAGEPQSENLDGRDLAPVLAGGAGHEVLHWDCGWQWAVREGQWKLSWCDAASETAQYIIDVEHTSPGDGAFLCDLETDIGETTNVAAEHPEIVDRLARAHDAWRTEIGLVNG; encoded by the coding sequence ATGAGCGAGTTTGGGGATGCTGCCGAGGCCATGGCGGTGCAGCCGATGTGGTCCGGCGACCAACCTGCCGACGTCGACCGGTTCCTCACCGACGAGTTCAGTATGAGGGCGGACGACTTCATCAGCCGCGACCGCGAGTCGCCCTTCTTTGCCATGGTGGCATTCAACGCCGTCCACAATTTCTGCTGGCAGCTGCCCCACGATGAGCTCGAGAAGCGCGGGCTGCCCGCGCTCGAGGACTGGCACCCGGGAGCAAGCGAGTACCTCGACTGGTACGACGGTGCGATCAGCCCGAACCTGCCGAACGGGCGCGCCTACTATCTCGCTCAGCTTGAGCTCATGGATGCGCAGATCGGGCACCTGCTCACGCGCCTCGACGCTCTCGGCATCGCCGATGACACCATCGTCGTGTATCTGACAGACAACGGTGGCTCCACGTGCAACTACGGTGACAACGGGGAGCTTCGCGGAACGAAGTACACCCTGTGGGAGGGTGGTGTCCGGGTGCCGTTTCTCATGCGCTGGCCTGGACTCGCCGAGGCTGGCGCCACAAGCAACCAGCTCGTCAGCTCTCTCGACCTCGCGACAACGTTCGCTGTCGCTGCCGGTGAGCCGCAGTCGGAGAACCTCGATGGGCGTGACCTTGCCCCGGTGCTGGCCGGTGGTGCGGGGCACGAGGTGCTGCACTGGGACTGCGGCTGGCAATGGGCGGTTCGCGAAGGTCAGTGGAAGCTGAGCTGGTGCGATGCGGCATCGGAGACCGCACAGTACATCATCGACGTCGAGCACACGTCTCCCGGAGACGGAGCCTTTCTCTGCGATCTCGAGACAGACATCGGCGAGACCACGAACGTTGCCGCCGAGCATCCGGAGATTGTTGACCGTCTGGCGCGAGCGCACGATGCCTGGCGAACCGAGATCGGGCTTGTCAACGGCTGA
- a CDS encoding sulfatase family protein has translation MTTQQRPNILVIMSDDQGSWALGCAGNAEIKTPTLDALAARGTRLSRFFCASPVCSPARASLLTGQIPSRHGVHDYLAGPHAGAQSSDYIAGLPSFTDALADAGYRLGLSGKWHLGASDVPRPSFVHWYALEGGGSPYSHGRMYRDGRPEDVEGYLTDVFADDAIAFVEAEANRPEPFFLALNFTAPHKPFAGQHPAEYTELYRDCVFETCPQEEAHPWQPTVDGIPIGGEADAREALVGYFAAVTAMDAAIGRVLDRLAALGIDDDTLVVFASDNGFNCGHHGIWGKGNGTYPQNMYDESVMVPFIAAHPTLVDEGAVVDDLLSSYDFAATLLDLVGLDPEPFERGPGRSFASVLRGENVTGRPVVVHDEYGPTRMIRTGDRKYVHRHPWGPHEFYDLLADPGERVNLVDVPERAPEIERLRAQMDAWFARHGDAMADGARLPVAGAGQIAPLGADPLGAFTPPNWDGTEQSQRHGGST, from the coding sequence ATGACGACCCAGCAGCGCCCGAACATCCTCGTGATCATGAGTGATGACCAGGGATCGTGGGCCCTGGGATGCGCGGGGAACGCCGAGATCAAGACGCCGACCCTCGACGCGCTCGCCGCTCGTGGCACACGGCTGAGCCGCTTCTTCTGTGCTTCGCCGGTGTGCTCGCCGGCTCGCGCGAGCCTCTTGACCGGGCAGATTCCGTCGCGGCATGGCGTGCACGACTATCTCGCCGGGCCGCATGCCGGCGCGCAGAGCTCGGATTATATCGCCGGCCTGCCCTCGTTCACCGACGCGCTCGCCGATGCCGGTTACCGTCTGGGGCTGTCGGGGAAATGGCACTTGGGAGCGAGTGATGTTCCGCGCCCTAGCTTCGTGCACTGGTACGCGCTCGAGGGTGGGGGAAGCCCGTATTCCCACGGGCGCATGTATCGGGACGGGCGCCCCGAGGACGTCGAGGGATACCTCACCGACGTCTTCGCCGACGACGCAATCGCGTTCGTCGAGGCCGAGGCGAACCGGCCCGAGCCGTTCTTCCTCGCGCTGAATTTCACGGCGCCGCACAAGCCGTTCGCGGGCCAGCATCCGGCCGAATACACCGAGCTGTATCGCGACTGCGTCTTCGAAACGTGTCCGCAGGAGGAGGCGCATCCGTGGCAGCCTACCGTCGACGGAATTCCCATCGGCGGTGAGGCCGATGCGCGTGAGGCCCTGGTCGGCTACTTCGCCGCCGTCACAGCGATGGATGCTGCCATTGGCCGGGTGCTTGATCGGCTTGCCGCTCTCGGCATCGACGATGACACCCTCGTCGTCTTCGCGAGCGACAATGGCTTCAACTGCGGCCACCACGGCATCTGGGGCAAGGGGAACGGAACGTACCCCCAGAACATGTACGACGAATCCGTCATGGTCCCGTTCATCGCGGCGCATCCGACCCTGGTAGACGAGGGCGCCGTCGTCGACGACCTGCTCTCCAGCTATGATTTTGCCGCGACGCTCCTCGACCTGGTCGGGCTCGATCCCGAGCCATTCGAGCGCGGACCGGGGCGTAGCTTCGCGTCGGTGCTGCGCGGTGAGAACGTCACCGGACGGCCGGTCGTCGTTCACGATGAGTACGGTCCCACTCGTATGATCCGCACCGGCGACCGCAAGTACGTTCATCGACACCCGTGGGGTCCCCACGAATTCTACGATCTCCTGGCGGACCCGGGCGAGAGAGTGAACCTCGTCGATGTTCCCGAGCGGGCGCCCGAAATCGAGAGGCTCCGCGCGCAGATGGATGCGTGGTTCGCACGGCATGGCGATGCGATGGCGGACGGTGCTCGGCTCCCCGTGGCCGGTGCAGGTCAGATCGCTCCCCTCGGTGCCGACCCGCTGGGGGCATTCACACCGCCCAACTGGGACGGCACCGAACAATCGCAACGTCACGGAGGTTCCACGTGA
- a CDS encoding Gfo/Idh/MocA family protein: MRIGLIGAGAVADFHIQAARSIAHAEVTAVCDLDDSAAARAADRAGDARVFADYREMYASGCIDAVIVNTPHALHLPMVTDAARAGLHVLVEKPMATTLADCDVMIAACENADVALAVGHIQHFMPDKLAAKAIIDSGELGDVVMIHDDRSTDYRPGTRPDWFLSRDVAGGGALINIGGHCLDRCLWFGGAHATELFASTVQRFGAAVETDGMISLRLKNGVGVTISVLSDPPSKTDSMSIVCELGVVVADPRSGTIVQRDGTSRMLHSPDPVDIQRAFTAQLADFLAVIAGAEPAVPLSHARHVVELVLASYRSEEQHSLVALESEAVEAGAAR; the protein is encoded by the coding sequence TTGCGAATCGGACTCATCGGCGCCGGTGCCGTTGCTGATTTTCACATCCAGGCCGCCCGCTCCATTGCACACGCGGAGGTGACGGCGGTATGCGATCTCGACGACAGTGCTGCAGCCCGTGCCGCTGATCGTGCCGGCGATGCTCGAGTCTTCGCCGACTACCGCGAGATGTACGCAAGCGGCTGTATCGACGCGGTCATCGTCAATACGCCGCACGCGCTTCACCTTCCGATGGTGACGGATGCCGCTCGAGCGGGGCTGCATGTTCTCGTCGAGAAGCCGATGGCGACAACGCTCGCCGATTGCGACGTAATGATCGCCGCGTGCGAGAACGCGGACGTCGCACTCGCGGTGGGGCACATTCAGCACTTCATGCCCGACAAGTTAGCGGCCAAAGCGATCATCGATTCCGGTGAACTGGGTGATGTCGTCATGATCCACGACGACCGCAGCACGGATTATCGCCCGGGAACGCGCCCCGACTGGTTCCTCTCGCGAGACGTTGCGGGCGGGGGCGCACTGATCAACATCGGAGGGCACTGTCTCGATCGATGCCTCTGGTTCGGCGGAGCCCACGCCACCGAGCTCTTTGCCTCAACCGTGCAACGCTTTGGAGCCGCCGTCGAGACAGACGGGATGATTTCGCTTCGCCTGAAGAATGGCGTGGGAGTGACCATCAGCGTCCTCTCGGACCCACCGTCGAAAACAGACAGCATGTCGATCGTGTGCGAGCTCGGCGTCGTCGTCGCCGATCCCCGAAGCGGCACAATCGTGCAGAGGGACGGCACCAGCCGTATGCTGCATTCCCCCGACCCTGTCGACATTCAACGCGCGTTCACGGCGCAGCTCGCTGATTTCCTCGCGGTCATTGCGGGCGCTGAACCAGCGGTTCCGCTTTCACACGCTCGGCATGTGGTCGAGCTCGTCCTGGCAAGCTACCGTTCAGAGGAACAGCATTCGCTTGTCGCGCTCGAGAGCGAGGCGGTCGAGGCAGGGGCGGCGAGGTAG
- a CDS encoding GntR family transcriptional regulator, with amino-acid sequence MSRKPVVALRDAEARGLKFELLADELRRGILAGTWTAGQKLPTEQQLAADTGLSITTVRRAFDELVAQEVVVRRQGAGSFVAPQRRPDERVRRRIGVLLPDTQLYYPRVLQGIDESLSAAGSSLQLATYRYDQALEDRSIEHLLESGVEGMLLVPTLTEIGDPARRAQSLMDLPVPVVLLERSLIDSGAGDRTEHVCSDHQGGAYDAVRHLADLGHERIALLTRQHTPTGPAVTLGYRRAVADLGLPADLEFSENKKVWETTGADAALDAIQEFEATAALIFGDREATLFEAAMRRRGLSVPDNIALVSYDDETADLAEVPLTAVSPPKYRIGRMAADVLMRRLAEGDDCPLHQIRLRPRLVVRRSCGAMRD; translated from the coding sequence ATGTCGAGAAAGCCAGTTGTCGCACTCCGCGACGCCGAAGCGCGCGGACTGAAATTCGAGCTGCTCGCGGATGAGCTTCGTCGAGGAATTCTCGCGGGTACGTGGACGGCCGGGCAGAAGCTCCCGACGGAGCAGCAGCTCGCGGCCGATACCGGGCTCTCGATCACGACAGTTCGGCGGGCGTTCGACGAGCTTGTCGCGCAAGAAGTCGTTGTGCGCCGTCAGGGCGCTGGAAGCTTCGTCGCGCCCCAACGGCGACCAGACGAGCGCGTGCGACGTCGCATCGGCGTGCTGCTCCCCGACACTCAGCTCTACTATCCGCGGGTGCTGCAGGGAATCGACGAATCGCTGTCGGCCGCGGGAAGCTCGCTGCAGCTGGCGACCTATCGGTACGATCAGGCGCTGGAAGACCGCAGCATCGAGCATCTCCTGGAATCGGGCGTCGAGGGGATGCTCCTGGTGCCGACCCTGACGGAGATCGGCGACCCGGCCCGCCGCGCGCAGAGCCTGATGGATCTGCCGGTTCCGGTGGTGCTGCTGGAGCGAAGCCTGATTGACTCGGGGGCCGGGGATCGCACGGAGCACGTCTGCTCCGACCACCAGGGCGGTGCCTACGATGCCGTTCGCCATCTGGCAGATCTGGGTCATGAGCGCATCGCCCTCCTGACACGCCAGCACACCCCGACGGGTCCCGCGGTCACGCTCGGATACCGGCGTGCGGTCGCTGATCTGGGGCTCCCCGCTGACCTCGAGTTCTCCGAGAACAAAAAGGTGTGGGAGACCACGGGAGCGGATGCTGCGCTTGACGCGATTCAGGAATTCGAAGCGACAGCAGCCCTCATCTTCGGCGACCGCGAGGCGACGCTCTTCGAAGCGGCAATGAGGCGACGGGGACTGTCGGTTCCCGACAACATCGCTCTCGTCTCGTACGACGATGAGACGGCCGATCTCGCTGAAGTTCCGCTGACCGCTGTTTCACCGCCCAAGTACCGCATCGGTCGGATGGCCGCCGACGTGTTGATGCGTCGTCTGGCCGAAGGCGATGACTGCCCCCTGCACCAGATCCGGCTTCGGCCCCGTCTCGTCGTGCGTCGCTCCTGCGGCGCCATGCGCGACTGA
- a CDS encoding ABC transporter substrate-binding protein, with protein sequence MAKIRALSALVIGGVLAVTASGCAPQGGGDSDSLTYWAMWKEGEAQQKVVAQAIADFEDETGITVDVQWQGRDNIKKALPTLNTNKVPDVVDGSFAKLAPILAESGQALPLTEAYDAKVDGKPVSDLIPSAYIDAGALTAEGEDAPWMLPYSLTSDAMWFNEAEHPELAENPPQTWDDFIGTLDDLKADGQTPIAIDGDVSGYNAYWYTTMMMRLAGPGSLKKIASDESGEAWDSPESLKAAELVQKLVDGGYFIDGYNASKWPAQQQKWADNSGALMYNGTWLPNETSSYAADGFEYSSFPFPEVDGGPVSQRADFVGFAVPAKAHNAENAQKFAAFFLGKQYQDALGTDAKIIPIRQDAAVSEDMSTVKAALDAADDYYQQNDGISFPGYTEKLLWPTLDKLMLGKLDAQQFIDAMKTGQADYWKQNS encoded by the coding sequence ATGGCGAAGATCCGAGCCCTGTCCGCCCTCGTCATCGGCGGGGTGCTTGCGGTGACGGCAAGCGGCTGCGCTCCCCAAGGGGGCGGCGACAGCGACTCGCTGACCTACTGGGCAATGTGGAAGGAAGGCGAAGCGCAGCAGAAGGTCGTTGCCCAGGCGATCGCCGATTTCGAAGACGAGACCGGAATTACCGTGGACGTCCAGTGGCAGGGTCGCGACAACATCAAGAAGGCCCTTCCCACTCTCAATACGAACAAGGTTCCTGACGTGGTAGACGGGTCGTTCGCGAAGCTCGCCCCGATCCTTGCCGAGTCTGGGCAGGCGCTGCCGCTCACAGAGGCCTACGATGCCAAAGTCGACGGAAAGCCGGTCTCCGACCTCATTCCGAGTGCGTACATCGACGCTGGCGCGCTCACCGCGGAGGGAGAGGACGCCCCCTGGATGCTTCCGTACTCCCTCACGAGCGATGCGATGTGGTTCAACGAGGCCGAGCATCCGGAGCTCGCTGAGAACCCGCCTCAGACATGGGACGATTTCATCGGGACGCTCGACGATCTCAAGGCAGACGGCCAGACCCCCATTGCAATTGACGGCGACGTCTCCGGATACAACGCCTACTGGTACACGACGATGATGATGCGTCTGGCCGGTCCCGGCTCCCTCAAGAAGATCGCTTCAGACGAGTCCGGTGAGGCGTGGGACTCCCCCGAGTCGCTGAAGGCTGCCGAATTGGTGCAGAAGCTTGTCGACGGCGGCTACTTCATCGACGGATACAACGCGAGCAAGTGGCCAGCACAGCAGCAGAAGTGGGCCGACAACTCGGGCGCGCTGATGTACAACGGCACCTGGCTTCCGAACGAAACGTCATCGTACGCCGCAGATGGCTTCGAGTACTCGTCGTTCCCCTTCCCCGAGGTTGACGGCGGCCCGGTTTCACAGCGAGCAGATTTCGTCGGATTCGCCGTACCAGCGAAGGCGCACAACGCTGAGAACGCGCAGAAGTTTGCCGCGTTCTTCCTCGGCAAGCAGTATCAGGATGCGCTAGGAACCGATGCGAAGATCATTCCCATCCGTCAGGACGCCGCCGTGAGCGAAGACATGAGCACCGTGAAAGCGGCGCTCGACGCTGCTGACGATTACTACCAGCAGAACGACGGCATCTCCTTCCCCGGTTACACGGAGAAGCTGCTCTGGCCAACGCTGGACAAGCTCATGCTCGGCAAACTCGATGCTCAGCAGTTCATCGACGCGATGAAGACCGGGCAGGCTGACTACTGGAAGCAGAACTCATGA